The proteins below are encoded in one region of Metabacillus dongyingensis:
- a CDS encoding GNAT family N-acetyltransferase, whose protein sequence is MNWYEKLNQYFPIEEMKSKEHIETLLKERGDIYHKDEGEYHVLMYAELEDFIFIDYLFVSKKARGQGLGHKLISNLKELGKPIILEVEPVDEDILDTGKRLKFYQREGFQHAKSIGYRRKSLATNEVNAMEILYWSPEDSSEELIYEAMKKTYLMIHTYKDKEFYGKEYQDVQEVLSMQEQDNQKDIFDGLD, encoded by the coding sequence ATGAACTGGTATGAGAAATTAAATCAATACTTTCCTATTGAGGAAATGAAATCTAAAGAACACATTGAAACTCTTTTGAAAGAGCGGGGTGATATTTATCATAAAGATGAAGGGGAATATCATGTTCTTATGTATGCTGAATTAGAAGATTTCATCTTTATTGATTACTTGTTTGTATCGAAAAAAGCAAGAGGACAGGGTCTCGGACATAAGCTTATTTCAAATTTAAAAGAATTAGGAAAACCAATTATTCTAGAGGTGGAACCCGTGGATGAAGATATTCTTGATACGGGCAAGCGCTTAAAGTTCTATCAGCGAGAAGGATTTCAGCATGCAAAATCAATCGGATACAGAAGAAAGTCGCTTGCTACAAACGAAGTGAATGCAATGGAAATTCTTTATTGGTCCCCTGAAGATTCTTCAGAAGAATTAATTTATGAAGCAATGAAAAAAACATACTTAATGATTCATACTTATAAAGATAAAGAATTTTACGGAAAAGAATATCAGGATGTACAGGAAGTTTTATCCATGCAGGAGCAGGATAATCAGAAAGATATTTTCGATGGACTGGATTAA
- the spxA gene encoding transcriptional regulator SpxA, with product MVTLYTSPSCTSCRKAKAWLEEHEIAYTERNIFSEPLSVDEIKEILRMTEDGTDEIISTRSKIFQKLNVNVETMPLQDLYDLIQEHPGLLRRPIIIDEKRLQVGYNEDEIRRFLPRKVRTYQLREAQRLVNFS from the coding sequence ATGGTAACGTTATATACTTCACCAAGCTGTACTTCTTGTCGTAAAGCGAAGGCATGGTTAGAAGAACATGAAATCGCATATACAGAGCGCAACATTTTTTCTGAGCCGCTATCAGTTGACGAGATTAAAGAAATCTTGCGCATGACTGAAGATGGAACAGATGAAATCATTTCTACTCGTTCAAAGATCTTTCAAAAATTGAACGTAAATGTTGAAACAATGCCTCTTCAAGATCTTTATGATCTGATTCAGGAGCACCCAGGCCTATTAAGACGCCCTATCATCATTGATGAAAAGCGATTGCAGGTCGGATACAATGAAGATGAAATCAGACGCTTCTTGCCTAGAAAGGTACGCACATATCAGCTGCGTGAAGCACAGCGTTTAGTGAATTTCAGTTAA
- a CDS encoding TerC family protein yields MEQEFLMSLIMIIGIDLLLGGDNAIVIAMASRNLPPKQRKKAVILGTVFAIGVRIMLTSVAVYLFQIPFVQLIGGILLLYIAYHLIVGTEEKEEEIKSHQSLRKAVQTIVLADMLMGMDNVIAVAGAANGQTFLVIIGLLISIPIMIWGSNLILTILDKYPALIYIGGGMLAYTAGKMIIHEHKLAPIFHTHPSMGVMLPYLLILFLILSGFIYQRIEKNENLP; encoded by the coding sequence ATGGAACAGGAATTTCTCATGTCTTTGATTATGATTATCGGCATTGATTTGCTCCTTGGAGGAGATAACGCGATCGTTATTGCAATGGCAAGCCGAAATCTGCCCCCTAAACAGCGAAAAAAAGCAGTCATTTTAGGAACGGTCTTCGCAATAGGGGTTCGCATCATGCTTACTTCAGTCGCAGTCTATTTATTCCAGATTCCTTTTGTGCAGCTGATTGGCGGGATTCTGCTCCTCTATATCGCCTATCACTTAATTGTAGGAACTGAGGAAAAAGAAGAAGAAATAAAAAGCCATCAATCTTTGAGAAAAGCGGTTCAGACGATTGTACTGGCTGATATGCTGATGGGAATGGATAATGTCATTGCGGTTGCCGGGGCAGCTAATGGCCAGACATTCCTAGTGATAATCGGCTTGTTAATCTCGATCCCGATCATGATTTGGGGCAGCAATCTCATTCTAACAATATTAGACAAATATCCTGCTCTCATTTATATCGGTGGAGGAATGCTTGCTTATACGGCAGGCAAAATGATTATCCATGAACACAAGCTTGCGCCAATATTCCATACTCATCCAAGCATGGGGGTCATGCTTCCTTATTTGCTCATTTTGTTTTTGATTTTATCTGGCTTCATTTATCAGCGCATAGAAAAAAACGAAAACCTTCCTTAA
- the mecA gene encoding adaptor protein MecA — MEIERINEYTVKFYISYLDIEERGFDRDEIWYNRERSEELFWEMMDEVHDEEDFMVEGPLWIQVQALDKGLEVIVTRAQLSKDGQKIELPLSEDKVRELPVDENIESILDQHFNDDLDDKSDGSAEEEEQQLQFLIKFNDFEHIIALAQVPVSGFVNSLYSLDKNYYLYVEFDEQHSDEDIENMLSIILEYGQESRMTIHRVTEYGKEIIANEALDVVKKHFS, encoded by the coding sequence ATGGAGATAGAACGTATTAATGAATATACCGTAAAGTTTTATATTTCATATCTTGATATAGAGGAACGCGGTTTTGACAGAGATGAAATCTGGTACAACCGCGAAAGAAGTGAAGAGTTATTTTGGGAAATGATGGATGAAGTTCACGACGAGGAAGACTTCATGGTGGAAGGGCCGCTATGGATTCAGGTTCAGGCTCTCGATAAAGGCTTAGAAGTCATTGTAACAAGAGCTCAGCTGTCAAAAGACGGCCAGAAAATTGAACTTCCTTTATCTGAGGATAAAGTGAGGGAATTACCGGTCGATGAGAACATTGAATCTATTTTAGATCAGCACTTTAATGATGATCTTGATGATAAATCAGACGGTTCGGCGGAGGAAGAAGAGCAGCAGCTGCAATTTCTGATAAAATTTAATGATTTTGAACATATTATTGCTTTAGCACAAGTTCCTGTTAGCGGATTTGTCAATTCACTTTACTCACTGGATAAAAACTACTACCTATATGTAGAGTTTGATGAGCAGCATTCAGATGAAGACATTGAGAATATGCTGAGTATTATTCTCGAGTATGGACAAGAATCGCGCATGACCATTCACCGAGTCACGGAATACGGCAAGGAAATTATTGCGAATGAAGCTCTTGACGTTGTTAAGAAACATTTTAGCTAA
- the cls gene encoding cardiolipin synthase: MKNTVRVLLFAIIIGFFIYIIQNFTGSISSEWMITATTVLFAFSVIFIGFVIFLENRKPSQTITWLVVLGSFPLIGFLFYLVFGRNVRKKKLFDRKALVDEKIMFEIEGNQSSYEDKIDLMGDHQQMLFNLAHRLGHTPISFATRTKALTNGNETFNHIFGEIEKAEHHIHLEYYIVRHDEVGNKLKDALIKKVKEGVEVRFLYDSVGSWKLSKAYIKEMQQAGIDVVSFLPVKMPFLNNKVNFRNHRKIIVIDGTVGFVGGLNVGDEYLGKNEFFGFWRDTHLMVWGEAVRTLQMIFLQDWYYMTGENIVKKEYMTPSVKLEEHEGGVQIIAGGPDNKWEVIKNLFFSMITSAKDSIWIASPYFVPDEDILSALKVASLSGVDVRLLVPKRPDKKIVFYASRSYFLELLEAGVKIYEYEEGFMHSKIVIVDYELASIGTANMDMRSFHLNFEVNAFLYRTRSTQKLVDEYERDLKVSHEIIMDEFNNRPFRQKLYESMSRLLSPLL, encoded by the coding sequence ATGAAAAATACGGTTCGAGTGCTTTTGTTTGCAATTATTATTGGTTTTTTTATCTACATAATTCAAAATTTTACGGGCAGTATTTCAAGTGAATGGATGATTACAGCTACCACTGTTCTCTTTGCATTTTCAGTTATCTTTATCGGATTTGTCATTTTTCTTGAAAACCGGAAACCCTCTCAAACGATTACATGGCTTGTCGTTCTTGGAAGTTTTCCGCTGATCGGCTTTTTATTTTACCTTGTATTTGGACGCAATGTGAGAAAGAAGAAGTTATTTGACCGAAAAGCGCTGGTTGATGAAAAAATCATGTTTGAAATTGAAGGTAATCAATCGTCTTATGAGGATAAGATTGATTTAATGGGCGACCATCAGCAAATGCTTTTTAATTTAGCGCATCGCCTTGGACATACTCCAATTTCATTTGCTACAAGGACGAAAGCCTTGACGAATGGCAATGAGACATTTAATCATATTTTCGGGGAAATTGAGAAGGCTGAGCATCACATCCATCTTGAATATTATATTGTCAGGCACGATGAAGTCGGCAACAAATTAAAGGATGCTTTGATAAAGAAAGTGAAAGAAGGCGTAGAGGTTCGCTTTTTATATGATTCAGTCGGAAGCTGGAAATTATCAAAGGCGTACATTAAAGAAATGCAGCAGGCAGGCATTGATGTTGTTTCATTCTTACCTGTGAAAATGCCCTTTTTGAATAACAAAGTCAATTTCCGCAATCACAGAAAAATCATAGTCATCGATGGAACTGTCGGGTTTGTCGGCGGCTTGAATGTCGGTGATGAATATTTAGGCAAGAATGAGTTTTTCGGTTTTTGGCGTGATACCCATTTAATGGTGTGGGGCGAAGCCGTCCGCACGCTGCAAATGATCTTTCTTCAGGATTGGTATTACATGACGGGAGAAAATATTGTGAAGAAGGAATATATGACTCCTTCTGTTAAGCTTGAAGAGCATGAAGGAGGCGTACAGATAATTGCTGGCGGACCTGATAACAAATGGGAGGTCATTAAGAATCTGTTCTTCTCGATGATTACATCTGCCAAAGATTCCATCTGGATCGCATCTCCTTACTTTGTACCGGATGAAGATATTCTTTCAGCCTTAAAGGTAGCTTCATTGAGCGGTGTAGACGTAAGGCTGCTTGTGCCGAAGCGTCCAGATAAAAAAATTGTCTTCTATGCTTCAAGGTCTTATTTCCTGGAATTGCTTGAAGCTGGTGTGAAAATTTACGAATATGAAGAAGGCTTTATGCACAGCAAGATTGTCATTGTTGATTATGAGCTTGCTTCTATAGGAACTGCAAATATGGATATGAGAAGCTTCCATTTGAATTTTGAAGTGAATGCCTTTCTTTACCGGACAAGAAGCACGCAAAAGCTTGTCGATGAGTATGAGCGTGATCTCAAAGTATCTCATGAAATTATCATGGATGAATTCAACAATCGCCCATTCAGGCAGAAGCTTTATGAATCAATGTCCAGACTGCTTTCCCCCTTGTTATAA
- a CDS encoding competence protein CoiA translates to MLVAKTGKGTMINLSDKQWEAKILMQLRRKEAFYCTVCENPLDLKIGSIKVHHFAHKKNKTCSIETEPESEYHLYGKLQLYKWLQGQGVQSAELEQYLPSISQRPDVLFKNRNKYTAVEYQCSVMPASLFSKRTSQYKKAGINEMWILGGKNTARLSSHTFRISPFQWLFARAGEDPLDPPFIPTYCSKVQAFLLIEHLIPFSKQVFFSIPRYLPLNQTAISDLQSPKTHSIKSHLSKWIHLIKSHRLKPAVHLQREMILLQKELYEKKQTPLSHLPAEAFLPIKTSYLFDSRICLWQTKILLFIDQIQTHTVFTLEEVTREIRADPSTKVRDLTHLKHLTIGAPILEYLEALSFMGMLQRVNKNKYVKQKEITWQSKPADLLKRDELVMKLFTQYK, encoded by the coding sequence ATGCTAGTTGCCAAAACCGGCAAAGGAACTATGATTAATCTTTCGGACAAGCAATGGGAAGCAAAGATCCTTATGCAATTAAGAAGGAAAGAAGCCTTCTACTGTACAGTGTGTGAAAATCCGCTTGATTTAAAGATTGGCAGCATTAAAGTCCATCATTTTGCACACAAAAAAAATAAAACGTGTTCCATAGAGACTGAGCCTGAAAGCGAGTACCATCTGTATGGGAAGCTCCAGCTTTATAAGTGGCTTCAGGGGCAAGGAGTCCAAAGTGCAGAGCTCGAACAATACCTCCCAAGTATTTCTCAGCGCCCTGATGTGCTTTTTAAAAACAGGAATAAATACACAGCTGTAGAATATCAATGCTCAGTGATGCCTGCTTCTCTTTTTTCAAAAAGAACCAGCCAATATAAAAAAGCAGGGATTAATGAGATGTGGATATTAGGCGGTAAAAATACTGCACGGTTAAGCAGTCATACCTTTCGCATTTCCCCTTTTCAGTGGCTGTTTGCAAGAGCAGGTGAAGACCCGCTCGATCCGCCGTTTATCCCTACGTATTGTTCAAAAGTGCAGGCATTCCTTCTGATTGAACACCTCATTCCTTTTTCAAAACAAGTCTTCTTCTCCATTCCAAGATATTTGCCTCTAAATCAAACCGCCATTTCTGATCTTCAAAGTCCAAAAACGCATTCTATTAAGTCCCATCTTTCAAAGTGGATTCACCTCATCAAATCACATCGTTTAAAACCGGCTGTACATCTTCAGAGGGAAATGATCCTGCTTCAGAAAGAACTTTATGAAAAGAAGCAGACTCCGCTTTCCCACCTTCCTGCTGAAGCCTTTCTTCCAATCAAAACCAGCTATCTGTTTGATTCCCGCATTTGCCTTTGGCAAACCAAAATTCTCTTGTTCATAGATCAGATCCAAACACACACAGTTTTTACTCTTGAAGAGGTTACAAGGGAAATAAGGGCAGATCCTTCAACTAAAGTCCGTGATCTAACACATTTAAAGCATCTTACTATTGGGGCACCGATTCTTGAATATTTGGAGGCATTATCGTTTATGGGCATGCTTCAGCGTGTAAATAAAAACAAATATGTGAAACAAAAAGAAATTACATGGCAGAGTAAACCTGCTGATTTATTAAAGAGAGATGAGCTTGTTATGAAGCTATTTACTCAATATAAATGA
- the pepF gene encoding oligoendopeptidase F, which translates to MAEQTAVKTLPKRTDIAVEDTWKLEDIFENDEAWEAEFKEVKASLPKIGEFKGKLGDSADGFLEALTYQDAVMERLGKLYTYAHMRYDQDTGDSHYQGLNDRASNLYTQASSVSSYIIPEILSMDEAKIKGFLNEKEELKVYGHTLDEINRQRPHVLSAEQEALLAQASDVLGSSSNTFGMLNNADLEFPSIKDEDGEEVEVTHGRYIRFLESEDRRVRQDAFKAVYNTYDKYKNTFASTLGGAIKKDNFYATVRNYQSAREAALSNNNIPEEVYENLVKTVNDNLHLLHKYIELRKKVLGLDELHMYDLFTPLVKDVKMKIPYAEAKDYLLKGLAPLGEDYLAILNEGFENRWVDVHENKGKRSGAYSSGTYGTNPYILMNWQDNVNNLFTLAHEFGHSVHSYYTRKSQPYQYGHYSIFVAEVASTCNEALLNDYLLKTIDDKKKQLYLLNHYLEGFRGTVFRQTMFAEYEHTIHKKAQEGEPLTPDLLTKLYYDLNKKYFGEHLAVDEEIGLEWARIPHFYYNYYVYQYATGYSAATALSKQILEEGEPAVRRYLEFLKSGSSDYPIEVLKKAGVDMTSPQPIEEALKVFEEKLNEMEQLLSE; encoded by the coding sequence ATGGCAGAACAAACAGCCGTTAAAACATTGCCGAAAAGAACGGACATCGCCGTCGAAGATACATGGAAACTTGAGGATATTTTTGAAAATGATGAAGCTTGGGAAGCGGAGTTTAAAGAAGTGAAAGCTTCCTTGCCTAAAATTGGAGAATTCAAGGGCAAACTCGGAGATTCAGCTGATGGTTTTCTAGAAGCACTTACATATCAGGATGCTGTGATGGAGAGATTAGGAAAGCTTTATACATATGCCCACATGAGATACGATCAAGACACAGGGGATTCACACTATCAGGGCTTAAATGACCGTGCATCAAACCTTTACACACAGGCGAGCAGTGTTTCGTCCTACATTATACCTGAAATCCTATCAATGGATGAAGCGAAAATTAAAGGCTTCTTAAATGAAAAAGAAGAGCTGAAGGTTTACGGGCATACGTTAGACGAAATTAACCGCCAGCGTCCGCATGTATTATCTGCAGAGCAGGAAGCCCTTTTAGCGCAGGCTTCAGATGTATTGGGATCATCAAGCAATACATTCGGCATGCTGAATAATGCAGATCTTGAATTTCCTTCAATAAAAGATGAGGACGGCGAAGAGGTAGAAGTAACCCACGGCCGCTATATCCGATTTTTAGAAAGTGAAGACCGCAGAGTTAGGCAAGATGCTTTTAAAGCGGTATACAACACATATGATAAATATAAGAACACATTTGCAAGCACGCTTGGCGGAGCGATTAAAAAAGATAACTTCTACGCAACAGTAAGAAATTATCAGTCAGCACGCGAAGCAGCCCTCAGCAATAATAATATTCCTGAAGAAGTGTATGAGAATCTCGTTAAGACGGTAAACGATAATCTCCACCTGCTTCATAAGTACATCGAGCTCCGCAAAAAAGTGCTCGGACTTGATGAGCTTCATATGTATGACCTTTTCACACCGCTTGTGAAAGACGTCAAGATGAAAATTCCTTATGCTGAAGCAAAGGACTATTTGCTGAAAGGTCTTGCTCCGCTTGGCGAGGATTACCTGGCTATCTTGAATGAAGGCTTTGAAAACCGCTGGGTTGATGTGCACGAAAACAAAGGGAAAAGAAGCGGTGCCTACTCTTCTGGAACTTACGGAACAAACCCATATATCCTGATGAACTGGCAGGATAATGTGAACAATCTCTTTACATTGGCCCATGAATTCGGTCACTCCGTGCACAGTTATTACACAAGAAAATCTCAGCCGTATCAATATGGACATTATTCAATCTTCGTAGCAGAGGTTGCGTCTACATGCAACGAAGCGTTATTGAATGATTATCTGTTAAAAACCATTGATGATAAGAAAAAACAGCTTTATCTCTTAAATCATTATTTAGAAGGATTCAGAGGCACAGTATTCCGTCAAACGATGTTTGCTGAGTATGAACATACGATTCATAAAAAAGCACAGGAAGGCGAACCGCTGACCCCAGATCTATTAACGAAGCTATATTATGATCTGAACAAAAAATACTTTGGTGAACACTTGGCAGTGGACGAAGAAATAGGCCTGGAATGGGCAAGAATTCCACATTTCTACTACAATTACTACGTGTATCAGTATGCAACTGGATACAGTGCAGCAACTGCACTCAGCAAGCAGATCCTTGAAGAAGGAGAGCCTGCGGTCCGGCGCTACCTTGAGTTCCTCAAATCAGGAAGCTCGGATTATCCGATTGAAGTGCTGAAAAAAGCAGGCGTGGATATGACATCGCCCCAGCCAATTGAAGAAGCATTGAAGGTATTTGAAGAGAAGCTGAATGAGATGGAGCAGCTTTTGTCAGAGTAA
- a CDS encoding ClpXP adapter SpxH family protein: MMIQHSENQKSAPFFSHCQGNSKKPLEIYIFIDPLCPDCWALEPIIKKLLIEYGRFFTLKHIISGRIKTLNQIKRKNPANLAQAWEKTASLTGMSCDGILRSESSISSPFAASLAIKSAELQGRKAGIRYLRKLQEVLFLQTKNIAEEKVLVQIAQEVGLDADEFVKDLHSASAAKALQCDLKISAEMDVQENPTLTFFNQNVDQEGLKISGYYPYEMYVGILSEMLGDVPKPSQAPPLEIFLSYFQFVATAEIAAVYNMTAEDAEKEMKKYLLAQKVERVPVKHGTFWRYIG; encoded by the coding sequence ATGATGATTCAGCACAGTGAGAATCAAAAATCAGCTCCATTTTTCTCTCACTGTCAGGGCAATTCAAAAAAACCGCTCGAAATCTATATCTTCATCGACCCACTATGCCCTGACTGCTGGGCACTTGAACCGATCATAAAAAAACTGCTGATTGAATATGGGAGATTCTTTACACTAAAACATATTATCAGCGGACGCATCAAAACGCTTAACCAGATAAAACGGAAAAATCCGGCAAATCTTGCGCAAGCCTGGGAAAAAACAGCCAGTTTAACTGGGATGTCCTGTGATGGGATACTAAGATCTGAAAGTTCGATTTCATCTCCATTTGCAGCTTCGCTTGCGATAAAATCAGCAGAACTTCAGGGCAGAAAAGCAGGTATCCGCTATTTGCGGAAACTTCAGGAAGTCTTATTTCTTCAAACAAAGAATATTGCAGAAGAGAAAGTTCTTGTACAAATTGCACAAGAAGTCGGCCTTGATGCTGATGAGTTTGTAAAAGATCTTCATTCAGCCAGTGCCGCCAAAGCGCTGCAATGTGATTTAAAAATATCTGCGGAAATGGACGTTCAGGAAAATCCTACACTCACTTTCTTTAATCAGAATGTTGATCAGGAAGGGCTGAAAATCAGCGGGTATTATCCTTATGAAATGTATGTTGGCATCTTATCAGAAATGCTCGGGGATGTACCGAAGCCATCTCAAGCACCGCCGCTTGAAATCTTTTTAAGCTATTTTCAATTTGTCGCTACAGCCGAGATTGCGGCAGTTTACAATATGACGGCAGAAGACGCGGAAAAGGAAATGAAAAAGTATTTGCTTGCTCAAAAGGTTGAGCGCGTGCCAGTGAAGCATGGTACGTTCTGGAGATACATTGGATAA
- a CDS encoding lytic transglycosylase domain-containing protein, producing MEINHMKAMMQLQAIRSLSQTDETSESSSASMFKDIFQSYIDGQTEEVPPQFKQAAVPLTMPHANVNVRTTPSEPAGSKEIDSLISEMAAKYSLDEKLIRAVISQESGFNPNAKSAAGAAGLMQLMPKTAQSLGVLNSFDPAQNIEGGTKYLKQMLTKYNGDIPLALAAYNAGSGNVDKYGGIPPFKETQNYVQKITASYFA from the coding sequence GTGGAAATTAACCATATGAAAGCAATGATGCAGCTTCAGGCTATACGGAGCCTGTCCCAAACGGATGAAACGTCCGAGTCCTCATCTGCGTCCATGTTCAAGGATATCTTTCAGTCTTATATTGACGGTCAGACTGAAGAAGTCCCGCCTCAATTTAAGCAAGCTGCCGTCCCCTTGACAATGCCGCACGCAAACGTAAATGTCCGTACGACACCTTCTGAACCGGCAGGCAGCAAGGAAATTGACAGCCTCATTTCTGAAATGGCAGCCAAATACAGCTTGGATGAGAAACTGATCAGAGCCGTCATTTCTCAAGAGTCGGGTTTCAACCCTAATGCCAAGAGTGCTGCAGGGGCTGCAGGACTTATGCAGCTTATGCCAAAAACGGCACAGTCACTTGGCGTTTTGAATTCTTTTGACCCCGCTCAAAACATTGAAGGCGGAACAAAGTATTTAAAGCAGATGCTAACGAAATACAATGGTGATATCCCACTTGCTCTTGCAGCATATAACGCCGGGTCTGGAAATGTTGATAAGTACGGCGGCATTCCCCCGTTTAAAGAAACACAAAACTACGTACAAAAAATTACTGCTTCCTATTTTGCTTAA
- a CDS encoding CYTH domain-containing protein: MTQEIEIEYKNLLTENEFSRLTDFFQISDDDFRHQENHYFDTPEFHLKELGAALRIRFKNGRYVLTLKEPAPVGLLETHQEITEKKAAELLSSASALPKGQVLERILSLGILSEGISFFGTLSTNRAEKTYKNGLIVLDHSRYINKEDYEVEYEVLDAEEGLLAFHELLTSLQIPLRTTPNKIKRFYDHKRQIANEKEHNSGN, encoded by the coding sequence ATGACCCAGGAAATTGAAATTGAATATAAAAATCTGCTTACTGAAAATGAATTCTCCCGACTGACTGATTTTTTTCAAATCTCTGATGATGACTTCAGACACCAGGAAAACCATTATTTTGATACGCCGGAATTCCATCTTAAAGAGCTGGGTGCGGCCCTTCGCATTCGCTTTAAAAACGGCAGGTACGTACTGACATTAAAAGAACCTGCACCTGTCGGCCTGCTTGAAACTCACCAGGAAATTACAGAAAAAAAAGCAGCTGAGCTTCTTTCATCCGCTTCAGCTCTTCCAAAAGGCCAGGTTTTAGAACGGATACTCTCACTCGGAATCCTTTCTGAAGGCATTTCCTTCTTTGGAACTTTATCCACAAATCGTGCAGAGAAAACCTATAAAAATGGCTTAATTGTTCTTGATCACAGCCGATATATAAATAAAGAGGATTATGAGGTTGAATATGAGGTCTTGGATGCAGAAGAAGGACTGCTTGCTTTTCACGAGCTGCTCACCTCCCTGCAGATTCCTCTGCGCACAACACCAAACAAAATTAAACGTTTTTATGATCATAAACGTCAGATCGCTAATGAGAAGGAGCATAATAGTGGAAATTAA